Proteins found in one Nostoc sp. NIES-3756 genomic segment:
- a CDS encoding CHAT domain-containing protein, which yields MNFLIKQHRWLYVSLSIFSLCLVVMMTPVKASVQLPTTTLNAQATNFLEQGRNLYHSGRFTEAATAWQAAVQYYHHQGDRLNEALSLNYLSLAQQELNQWESAKQSIERSLELLQTSQPADAIIWAQVLNTQAKLQLHLGSTETALANWQKAQKYYEQAGDTIGSLGTQINQAQALQSLGFYRRSQQQLQALTQKLAAMPDSEVKVSSLRSLGLALQMIGDRQSQEVLEQSLAIAQKIDAKPQLSSILLSLGKNAGSSQNPEVALDYLEQAEQVATNPGDSLQGRLARFQLFLDYDKPEYAVPLAPQLLQQLQALPPSRDSLYAAINFVATLNRYDNSRQILPLKEQAQLMAATVKSAQQIQDAAAEAYALHQWGQLYRRTQQWKEAQELAKKSLNIARQITSDDIIAQSAWQVGQLYRQQGDGLRPTVGDRAKAIAAYREAVKALKSLRSDLVAINSDVQFSFRESVEPVYRELVSLLLDNNPTQTELVQARELIESLQVAELDNFFREACLDRATQIDQVDSSATVIYPIMLSDRLAVILSQAGKPLRYYVTQASPTQIDRTLNNLLVALNPVSDTKDRERYSQQIYDWLIRPGEIDQAFKDSKTLVFVLDGKLRNIPMAALYDGKQYLIEKYAVALSPGLQLMAAQSLQQNKIKAIVAGISQPRSGFSALPAVESEVQQISEKVPSSMLLNQKFTNQALGDRMKSSNANVVHLATHGQFSSRLEDTYLLTWDGQVSVKELSELLKNRGGNSAKAIELLVLSACDTATGDDRAVLGLAGLAVKSGARSTIATLWPVKDKAAEMLMTRFYDQLRQPNMTKAEALRQAQINLIRQTDFQDPFFWSAFVLVGNWL from the coding sequence ATGAATTTCCTTATTAAACAACATCGTTGGCTGTATGTGAGCTTGAGTATTTTCAGCTTATGTTTAGTTGTGATGATGACACCTGTAAAAGCATCTGTGCAACTACCTACAACTACCTTGAATGCCCAAGCTACAAACTTTTTAGAACAGGGACGAAACCTGTATCATTCAGGGCGATTTACCGAAGCCGCTACAGCTTGGCAAGCGGCTGTACAGTATTACCATCATCAAGGCGATCGCTTAAACGAAGCCCTCAGTTTAAACTACCTCTCACTGGCGCAACAAGAACTTAATCAATGGGAAAGTGCCAAGCAGTCGATTGAACGCAGTTTAGAACTTTTGCAAACGAGTCAACCTGCTGATGCCATTATTTGGGCGCAGGTACTCAATACTCAAGCCAAGTTACAACTACATCTTGGCAGTACTGAAACTGCTCTAGCCAACTGGCAAAAAGCGCAAAAATACTATGAACAGGCGGGTGATACAATTGGCAGCTTGGGAACTCAGATTAACCAAGCACAAGCTTTACAAAGTCTGGGATTTTATCGCCGTTCTCAACAACAATTACAGGCATTAACCCAAAAATTGGCAGCAATGCCTGATTCGGAAGTCAAAGTTAGTAGTTTGCGATCGCTTGGTTTAGCATTGCAAATGATTGGCGATCGTCAAAGTCAAGAAGTGTTGGAGCAAAGTTTAGCTATAGCCCAAAAAATTGACGCTAAACCTCAATTAAGTTCTATTTTGCTCAGTTTAGGCAAAAATGCTGGTAGTTCACAAAACCCAGAAGTAGCCCTAGATTATTTGGAACAGGCTGAACAAGTCGCCACCAATCCCGGCGATAGCTTACAAGGACGGTTGGCGAGGTTTCAACTGTTCCTCGACTACGACAAACCAGAATATGCTGTACCCCTTGCACCTCAATTGCTGCAACAACTGCAAGCATTACCCCCTAGCCGCGATTCTCTCTACGCAGCCATCAATTTTGTTGCAACTCTCAATCGTTACGATAATTCTAGACAAATTCTCCCGCTCAAAGAGCAAGCGCAACTCATGGCAGCTACTGTCAAGTCTGCACAACAGATTCAAGATGCAGCCGCCGAAGCCTATGCCCTACATCAGTGGGGGCAACTCTATCGCCGCACTCAACAGTGGAAAGAAGCCCAAGAATTAGCTAAAAAATCCTTGAATATTGCTCGGCAAATTACATCTGATGATATTATCGCTCAATCGGCATGGCAAGTAGGACAATTGTATCGACAACAGGGCGATGGGCTGCGCCCCACCGTAGGTGATCGCGCAAAAGCCATTGCTGCCTATAGGGAAGCTGTCAAAGCCCTAAAGTCACTGCGTTCTGATTTAGTTGCTATTAACTCCGATGTGCAATTCTCTTTCCGGGAAAGTGTAGAGCCTGTGTACAGGGAACTGGTGAGTTTACTACTAGATAATAATCCTACTCAAACTGAACTGGTGCAGGCTCGGGAATTAATCGAATCTCTGCAAGTCGCCGAACTTGATAACTTCTTTCGTGAAGCCTGTTTAGATAGAGCCACGCAAATTGACCAAGTTGACTCTAGCGCCACGGTTATCTATCCCATTATGTTAAGCGATCGCCTAGCGGTGATTCTCTCCCAAGCTGGAAAACCCCTACGCTATTACGTCACCCAAGCATCACCAACCCAAATTGACAGAACTTTAAATAATTTGCTAGTAGCCCTTAACCCAGTTTCTGATACTAAAGACAGAGAACGATATTCTCAACAGATTTATGACTGGTTAATTCGTCCAGGGGAAATTGATCAAGCCTTTAAAGATAGCAAAACCCTAGTTTTTGTCTTGGATGGGAAGTTGCGTAATATCCCGATGGCAGCTTTGTATGACGGTAAGCAATATCTGATTGAGAAGTATGCCGTTGCCTTATCGCCAGGATTGCAACTTATGGCTGCCCAATCATTGCAGCAAAATAAGATAAAGGCGATTGTGGCTGGTATTAGTCAACCCCGCTCTGGATTTAGTGCCTTACCTGCGGTGGAATCAGAAGTCCAGCAGATTTCCGAGAAAGTGCCATCTTCGATGTTACTCAACCAGAAATTTACAAATCAAGCTCTTGGCGATCGCATGAAATCTAGTAACGCCAATGTTGTTCACCTAGCCACCCACGGACAATTTAGCTCCCGTTTAGAAGATACATATTTGCTTACCTGGGATGGACAAGTCAGCGTCAAAGAACTATCCGAACTCCTCAAAAATCGTGGCGGTAATTCCGCAAAAGCAATTGAACTACTAGTACTGAGTGCTTGCGATACAGCTACAGGCGATGACCGTGCTGTCCTGGGATTAGCGGGTTTAGCTGTTAAATCTGGCGCACGTTCCACTATCGCCACCCTCTGGCCTGTCAAAGACAAGGCAGCCGAAATGTTGATGACTCGCTTCTACGACCAATTACGCCAACCCAACATGACTAAAGCTGAAGCATTACGACAGGCGCAAATCAACCTGATTCGGCAAACTGACTTTCAAGATCCATTTTTCTGGTCTGCTTTTGTTCTGGTTGGCAATTGGCTTTAA
- a CDS encoding DUF928 domain-containing protein, translating to MKHRYLATILSVVALMASSTWTTAHAGIFTPPTNNSAPKQATGGASRGNLFNPPRRNSAPRQATGGASRGNLFTPAKNNSAPRQATGGASRGNIFTPAKNNSAPRQAAGGASRTGTYELHPGTVAAVGPTALIALLPQSFYGTTVSERPTVMVYIPATNAAEAVFSIKDEAGNMQHKMTIPVAGKSGVISIKLPANAPALAVGKNYQWFLALKVDGQLSPSTPYVDGWIQRIQPNTEVTTAMQQKDALKLATALGKNGVWYDCVATLAAVQSAQPHNATITKQWQELLSSVSLKDIATAPVVASAN from the coding sequence ATGAAACATCGTTACCTAGCTACAATTTTGAGTGTCGTAGCTCTGATGGCTAGTAGTACTTGGACTACTGCCCATGCAGGAATATTTACGCCACCTACTAATAACAGTGCGCCTAAACAAGCCACTGGCGGAGCTTCCCGTGGCAACCTCTTTAATCCACCCAGAAGGAATAGTGCGCCCAGGCAAGCTACTGGTGGAGCTTCCCGTGGCAACCTCTTTACACCAGCGAAAAACAATAGCGCCCCCAGGCAAGCTACTGGCGGTGCTTCTCGGGGCAATATTTTTACCCCAGCGAAAAACAATAGCGCCCCCAGACAAGCCGCAGGTGGAGCTTCTCGCACTGGCACTTACGAACTACATCCTGGGACTGTAGCAGCCGTAGGGCCAACTGCCCTCATTGCTCTTTTGCCACAGAGTTTTTATGGCACTACAGTTTCCGAACGTCCCACAGTCATGGTGTATATCCCAGCTACTAATGCAGCAGAAGCTGTATTTAGTATCAAGGATGAAGCAGGTAATATGCAGCACAAAATGACCATTCCTGTGGCTGGGAAATCAGGAGTTATTTCTATTAAATTGCCTGCTAATGCACCAGCCTTAGCTGTGGGCAAAAACTACCAGTGGTTCCTAGCCTTAAAAGTGGATGGGCAACTCAGCCCCAGTACACCCTACGTAGATGGTTGGATTCAACGTATCCAGCCTAATACGGAAGTAACCACAGCTATGCAGCAAAAAGATGCGCTCAAGCTAGCAACTGCTTTAGGTAAAAATGGGGTTTGGTATGACTGTGTAGCCACACTAGCAGCAGTTCAATCAGCCCAGCCTCACAACGCAACTATCACCAAGCAATGGCAAGAATTACTTTCCTCCGTTAGCTTGAAGGATATTGCCACTGCGCCTGTAGTAGCATCAGCAAACTAA